Within Quercus lobata isolate SW786 chromosome 5, ValleyOak3.0 Primary Assembly, whole genome shotgun sequence, the genomic segment TctgaaatagaaaagaaaagaaagtattCTTTCAAAACAAATGGAGTCTCATGTTTTTTAAGGTCTCTTGGATTATATTACTCATTTCATTTTTAACGTTTCACTTTCTCATGTTAACCAAAATCAATATTAAGGAAACTATTATAATATATTGgattaaataaattatcttCTTGAATAAATCAACCGGACTAAGATTCATACAAACTTTTCAATACCGAGGTGCTGAGTTACTGAATCACCACGGAGAGAAGAAGATGGAATAACTCTAAAATTGATATTTAAGACGTAGCTTATGCAGTGTAGATCACCGCTTCTGTTACATATAAATGGAATCAAACACATCGAAATGACGTTATAGATAGCTTTAACAAATAGAATATGCACGAATTCGCAAATCTCAATATATATAGTTTGCATAAAAATAGAGATTGCCCAACATGAAAATCTTTAGGCTGGCATTCAGGTGTAAGAATCCTTGAAACTAGAGTGGCAGTAAGAGCATTGATTGGCTGGGTGCAcatttaaatttcttagcaaacaattttagttattttatttttattcttgtaTACTCCCTGCCAATTTGCCAAATACATCAATGTCAGTGCATTGATTGCTTCTGCATGCCTGaccaaattttaaaagaaaatgtgtgttaaaatatttactatttttaaaaagaaaaaaaaaaggtttaatcTCACATTGAAAAATGAGTGTGAGGTATAGAGGTTTAAAATTTGTACTGTGTATCTAAGAGCTAAGCTTTTTTGGATATACATTACTGTcagtttgtttaaaattttctctcctctcctcttgtgtgtgttaaaatacttagtattctagaaatagaaaaacaatttacaagaaaaaaaatatagaatataaggttttactaatgtgtgctcTTAGGGTATATATTAGTAacttattttagaaattttttatggaaaaatgaaaaaatgattaattgttttgataattttttcaattctctataaaaactttttcaaaataaatgattaatgtATGGCCTATGGGCATACATTGACCGCATCTTAGAACATATTGCCTAAATCTTAAGTTAGTTGCAAACGTGGACCGTCAGTTACTAAACATTACTTATTCCAAATTCAACAATGTGATACGGAAGAAATTCCATTTATTGGTTGCCTTCATGGTTGATTTTATTGGAAAGTAGCATTTTCAAAGTAGGGCCGGCTTTttcttccactttttttttttcttcttccacttTTGGTATAGATagattaacccaaaaaaaaaaaaaaagtcatatttcctcttattaattaattaattcatgtAGGTCAAGGTTCACTTGTGTGACAATGTTATCATGTCGTTTGTCAATAATCCATTGTTTTTTATATACCATGTTCTGTCTTAGTTATTTATGATATCAATGCATTAAGAAAAATACATACTATAGAATAATGTAGCTCACACCAAAATTGACtgcaaaattgtgaaaatagtACAATTATTACGGTCAAGGAAATGTGTTATTACggattgtatttgtatatatagTCAAGAATACACATACTATTTTTCCTATATAAACTCCCATATTGCATTTGCAAAAGCGTGCCTCTAAAAACTATTGCCTAAGCACAAACTATCTTCATCAACTATGGAGCTTTTCTTCCTTAGTGGTGTCATCCTCTTTGCTTTCATTGCTTCTCTTTCTGTTGTATTCCTTCTCTACCACAAGTCCTATGCTTCACATCCTAATCTTCCAAGGGGGAAGATGGGCTTACCTTTCATTGGTGAGAGCCTTGAGTATCTCTCCACTGGAAGAAAAGGTCACCCAGAAAAGTTCATATATGATAGAATGGCTAAATTCTCTTCCGAAGTCTTCAAGACTTCAATCTTTGGAGAGCCAGTGGTTGTTATGTGTAATACGGCCGGAAACAAGTTCTTATATTCCAATGAAAACAAACTTGTCACAGCTTGGTGGCCAAGTTCTGTGAACAAAATCTTTCCCTCCTCTCTACAAACATCTTCCAATGAAGAATCCAAGAAGATGAGAAAGATGTTGCCAAACTTCATGAAGCCAGAGGCCTTGCAAAGATATATAGGCATCATGGACACTATTGCACGAAGACACTTTGAGGCTGGTTGGGAAGGGAAGCAAGAAGTGACTGTGTTTCCACTTGCCAAGAATTACACCTTTTGGTTGGCCTGTAGGTTGTTCTTGAGCATTGAAGATCCAAAGCATGTTGCCAAGTTTGCTGATCCTTTCACCGTTTTGGCTTCTGGGATCCTTTCTATTCCCATAGATTTGCCAGGGACGCCCTTTAACCGTGCCATTAAGGCTTCAAACTTGATAAGGAAGGAGTTGAGGGCTATCATTAAGCAGAGGAAGATTGATTTGGCTGAGAACAAAGCATCTCCCACACAGGATATATTGTCACATATGTTGCTCGCCTCCGATGAGAATGGACAGTTCATGGCTGAGATGGACATAGCTGACAAGATTCTTGGTTTGCTAATTGGTGGCCATGACACAGCAAGTGCTGCTGTTACTTTTGTTGTCAAGTATCTTGCGGAGCTTCCCGAAATATACAATGAGGTCCTAAAAGGTGAACTTTCAATCACTTATCTTTCTTAATCCTAtgatctttatttatttatttatttttaaactctGTTTGTTTTGgcaatgatgtttttaaataatgagtcattttttaaaaaacactttctataaaactatatcattttcttatatttggtagcaactttaaatgaattgaaaaataatttcctaaCTTCTCTAATTTAACTtagagatagagttgttttccaaaaaaattagtggtaaacaatttctaaaaataagtcatattttttatgttgactaGAGTCTGTTTGAGAtctacttattttgctgaaactgaaaactttttattaaaagtactgtagataaaggtaaaagttaactaaCATAGTACAATAAGATTCATGAATAGTACCGAAAAGTGCAAtagggcccatgaatag encodes:
- the LOC115989785 gene encoding beta-amyrin 28-monooxygenase-like; the protein is MELFFLSGVILFAFIASLSVVFLLYHKSYASHPNLPRGKMGLPFIGESLEYLSTGRKGHPEKFIYDRMAKFSSEVFKTSIFGEPVVVMCNTAGNKFLYSNENKLVTAWWPSSVNKIFPSSLQTSSNEESKKMRKMLPNFMKPEALQRYIGIMDTIARRHFEAGWEGKQEVTVFPLAKNYTFWLACRLFLSIEDPKHVAKFADPFTVLASGILSIPIDLPGTPFNRAIKASNLIRKELRAIIKQRKIDLAENKASPTQDILSHMLLASDENGQFMAEMDIADKILGLLIGGHDTASAAVTFVVKYLAELPEIYNEVLKEQMEIAKSKEPGELLNWDDIQKMRYSWNVACEVMRLAPPLQGAFREAINDFVFAGFSIPKGWKLYWSANSTHRNPEYFPEPEKFDPSRFEGNGPRPYSYVPFGGGPRMCPGKEYARLEILVFMHNVVKRFNWEKLLPDEKIIVNPMPIPAKGLPVRLIPHIV